One window of Dyadobacter sandarakinus genomic DNA carries:
- a CDS encoding MarR family winged helix-turn-helix transcriptional regulator, with protein sequence MAEIDVKIVSALDRVSQAVRVLLRNKSQSNALSPIQTQILIFLLLQPGGSSRITALAGEFDLTKATVSDSIKSLLHKCLVHKSPDPADERSCTILLTDRGKEMALKSAGFISELEKSLDSLNALQKEAIYTGLLQTIFGLHTAGVISVQKMCLTCIHYESILGGHSCRLLESNLTYEMLRLNCTEHSKATNQ encoded by the coding sequence ATGGCTGAAATAGATGTCAAGATCGTGAGCGCGCTGGACCGGGTATCACAAGCGGTTCGGGTGTTGCTGCGCAATAAAAGTCAATCCAATGCATTGAGCCCGATTCAAACCCAGATCCTGATCTTCCTCCTGTTGCAGCCAGGAGGAAGTTCCAGGATTACCGCCCTGGCCGGTGAGTTCGACCTGACAAAAGCCACGGTGAGTGACAGCATTAAGTCACTTTTGCATAAATGCCTGGTTCATAAAAGCCCGGATCCGGCCGATGAACGAAGCTGCACCATCCTATTGACAGATCGAGGAAAAGAGATGGCCCTGAAATCTGCCGGCTTTATTTCAGAATTGGAAAAGTCACTTGACTCGCTCAATGCGCTGCAAAAGGAAGCCATTTATACGGGATTGCTTCAAACGATCTTTGGACTTCATACGGCCGGCGTCATCAGTGTCCAGAAAATGTGCCTTACCTGTATTCATTACGAAAGCATCCTTGGCGGGCATTCTTGCAGACTGCTGGAATCGAATCTAACGTATGAAATGCTCAGGCTGAATTGTACAGAGCACTCGAAGGCTACAAATCAATAA